The genomic DNA CACTTAACACAGTCCATCCCTGTGTCAAGAAAAGCAACCAGAAACTGTATTATTCAAAGTGGAAACCATGTATTAATTTTGCACAGTAATTCTGGCAAGCTCTCTGGGCCCAATGCCATCAGGGATGGACCATAAGACAGTGGAAACTGGTTCTGTGGTCAGACAAGTCCATGTTTAAACTTGTTTGTTGGAAGAAACAGATGTTGCGTTCAGCATGTGAAAGGTGAAAAAGACCATCCTGAAGCAGAGACTTATTCTACACTAATTATAACAGTGTGGATTTGCAGACACGTCTGTCTAAAACcctaatgaataaaaaattttaaattttaaatctcgctgactttccagttaaacctggttcagcagcaaaaaatcttggtgtcataattgacccggatttatcatttgatcgacacataggcagtatcactaggacagcttttttacatcttcgcaatattgctaagattagaactgccttatcccttcaggacgcagaaacattagtacatgcctttattacttcaaggcttgactactgtaacgcactactgtcaggatgcaccagcagcaatttaagaaaacttcaactagttcaaaatgctgcagccagggtcctcactaaaactagaaaatttgaacatatcagtccagttctatcatcacttcattggctgcctgttaaattccacattgactacaaaattctgttattaacatataaagctctacacgggcttgctcctgaatacacTCAAGATaaaatttcctattatgagcctccacgtttactcagatcacagaatattcattcattcattgtctgtaacccttatccagttcagggtcacggtgggtccagagcaaggcgggaatacaccctggagggggcgccagtccttcacagggcaacacagacacactcacacagtcacacctacggacactttggagtcaccaatccacctaccaacgtgtgtttttggactgtgggaggaaaccggagcacccggaggaaacccacgcagacacggggagaacacaccaactcctcacagacagttacccggaggaaacccacgcagacacggggagaacacaccaactcctcacagacagtcattcggagcaggaatcgaacccacaacctccaggcccctggagctgtgtgactgcgacactatctgctgtgccaccgtgccgccagatcacagaatactggatttttaattgttcccagtattcagaaggcctcagctgggggaaaagcccccaaactctggaatgatcttccagaaaatgttcgggactcagacacagtctgtaaaaaattttttttaaatctaggctaaaaactcatttgtttagtttatcttttggtagctaatgctcccccatagataaaagcggcagatccggggggtccatggacacagggaattatagtaaactgagacgctggtgctgtcgtcccgccgcttcacgcgatcactcaggtttgttgacggtggagcggagggatgccagtgtttcaggatgctccggcgtctgtgtgtccttctggttctctccttttagttaaagctgtcatagtcagatctgccggagtcattagccacactctggaaatgttcacattttctgctttacaaacaccaaacagttcaaaactaattccatccctttacatctttccgagtaaacgactgcccacctgtctgtctggacactgatggatgactgtcgagatcctcctccacgcttcagaccagctgcccacgctccagcaaccaccaagtgccttgaagctgcccctacactgaagttctcacggactcctaactattaccagtagattgaccagaggaggatgggtcaccccttgtgagccttggttcgtcccaaggtttcttcctcagctgggggagattttccttgccactgttgcccctggcttgctcacttgagggttttacatttgtttttacatttcatgtcaaatctttttcttactggaattctgtgaagctgctttgtaacaacatcagttgtgaaaagcgctatacaaataaatttgattttatttgattaatgaTGTCTACAAAGAGAGCATTTTATATCATAGTTTGCAAGCACAACTCTCGTCTTTTTTGCTCTTTTCCCAGAGGAAAAATACTTAAAATCGTGATAAAACGGGAAGAATATAACCCACCATGATGAAAAACTTAGTCAACGCTACCAACTGAGGGAAATAAACATCCCTCAGTTAATAAAATAGACATCCGTTAGAACACTGCCTACTTAAAACAACTGTCTATGTAGTCAGTTTCTacttagacagctcactaggttttgggacagacccctAGAGTGCATttctggcctgcctgcagttcaggtctgtctcctattgaaaatgtatggagcaaaacaaagagacaaatcagagagaaaacaacaacCACAGAATGTTTAGCAGCTCAAATAATGTATACAGCAAGAACAGGCaaacactacatttttaaaacttcaaCCATTAATATCTTCAGTAAACAAAAGATTAAAATGTATGATTAAAAGAAAGTGTGATGTTCCAGAGTGGTATATATACTTACCTACTTGTTAAGTAATGACATGTCAACCTTGTGAAATGTCACGTCCACTGCTCAGTATTCCCAATTTAGTCATTTTGCTGCTTGACTTAGTGGCTTTTCAGACCTTCTTGCgagttattaaaaaataaaaccagacTACCACAAAACCTAGCGACTTTCTGCACATACCTTAACTCAATCAAACTACAAAAGGACTGTAGAAAATCTTAATGCCTACATTTCAGTGCAGTCATTTCAATGCAGATATTATTTTTGATCAAGACTGTAAAGCAATCACATTTATTGTTGTCTGAAAGTGTGTATAATTTTCTACTCCGAAATACGAGTCTTTGTGTTGCCAAGAACGAAGTGCCAGGAATGCAATAAGGTGTGTTTAATGATGCAATGCTAAAGGCATTTTGTGGATGAGCTGGAGCAGAAATACTGCAGCAGGTAAGTATTTACCTTACCAAAATTTGCAGCACAGACGGAGCCATATTTCTTTTGTTGAGttgttggggttttttttggccCTATACAAACCTGACTTAGCCCTGAACTATACAGACTGCAGATCAGTTCCAGTTTTCATTACCTCAGTATACACCCACTTTACAGTCAGTTACATCACCTGTATCAAGAGAGTGTGATTGGAAAAAAATCCATATAAGTATCAGAGCTGCTCTCTGCTCAAAAGAATGCCTTTGGAAGCTGCACTGCTCCCAGTGAAATCACCGCCTTCAAACAGAAACCAACATCTGGAGGATCCATGAATTTTACAGAGTTAAACCAAACTGATCGCTGTTTACTGTTTTCCTGTCCTGAGAAATATGTGTCTGCTCATTATGTGATACTGTACATGTGTGCAGCTGCTATTGTTGtgttaacagtgtgtggaaaCCTGCTTGTTATTATTTCTGTttgtcacttcaagcagctccacacaccGACTAAcatgctcatcctctctcttgCAGTGTCGGACTTTCTAGTTGGATTTTTTGTTCTTCCATTTAAGTTAAGTAAAATGGTTGAGTCCTGTTGGACGTTTGGAGCAGTTGTGTGTACGTTTTATATTTTCATCTCCTTTTTTGTCACGAGCATATCAATATATAATGTGGCTCTTATTGCTGTTGATCGATATTTTGCCATCTCTAACCCTTTCCTCTACACTGAGGTGGTGTCTGTAAACACAGCCTGTGTAATAGTGTCATGCAACTGGCTTATACTGATCTCATACAACACCTCAGTGCTTTATTTTAATGGAACATACGCAGGGCTGATAATGTGTCCTGAAGAATGTATTTTTGTGTTGCAAGAAGTCTGGTCTCTGATTGATCTTCTCTTTGCTTTTGTTATCCCATGCTCCACTATAATCATATTTTATGGTCTAGTCTTCATTATTGCCAAGAAACATGCCAATGCTATTAGAGACCTGAACATCCAAACTAGAACCCATATCTTAAAAAGCTATGCAGACTCAATTAAATCAGAGAAAAAAGCAGCTAGAGTGCTCAGCATCTTAGTGGCTGTGTTTCTCGCTTGTTTATTACCATACTTTATTTGTGCTTTACTAAGTAATGCCATAGAAACACCAGTATTTGATAATGTAGTTATTCTTCTGTATATTAACTCTTCTATAAATCCAGTGATTTATGCCTTGTTTTACCCATGGTTTAGAAAGtgtattaaaatcattttatctCTTCAAATATTCAGAACGGATTCTGCACTGATAAATGTCCACTAACTAATCAAACAGGATCTACAGTAACTGTAAGAAAGAATGTACTAATTAAATTAATTGGGGCAAACACTTGTTTTCTATGTTCTATATAAATCATAAAACCTAAAATGCCACACTAGAAAGGAAATATGTTTAATCTGGAGTCATGTTTATGTGAAGAGTGCTTATACTGGGGAAAATTGGAAAAATCCTAATGTTTTCCTATCTGCATATCTGCATTGATAATGATGTGACATCCATTACTGATGTAACCCACTAAAAAGCCTATAACCCCGGATTGGCACTGTTGCATTTCGTTTAAAACATATACAGCAGGGTTGTAAACAGCTGGACTGGTGTGTAATCCGAGTGTATTCTAGTCATTTTATCATGTGGATGATAGatgttttaaaacacttttgATGTGGATGTAAAACATTCTTGAACAAAAGTCCAGACGCATGTGGTTGAGGACTGAGAGACGTATGTGCGTCCTGGTATTTTACACTAGTCATACAGCATCTTCTCCACTGCACTCACAGTTCATCATTGTAAACATTTAAGTCTTTCACAGAAAAATGTGGCGTTGTTTTTCCTAACCAAAGCTTTggtgatttatttgttttagcAGTTGTCAGCTAAGCAAACCTAGAGCTGGACGATTTTGCCAAaatttatattacaatatatttcttaattcagTCTATATTATTCTGATATCAATAAGAACAATATAAATGCCAAAGAAAAACTGCCATGGACACCCACACAAATGTTTGTACCTATACAttaatgaacattttatttGCCATATCTATGAAACCTCGGGATATAAGACTGtatgacatttaaaaataaatccacccttttattttttttacagacccCATTTGCCCTGTTCACTCGTTTGTCTTGGTTAAATTTCTCTGTAGATAGAGACAGCAAAATTGCTGCATATggcttttaattaaaaacaatgatTGAAAAAATTTTATGATGCCCACCAACATTAGCCCGCAAGTCATAtcaaacaacatttacaaagcgcAAAACTCTTTTCAGAAATGCT from Hoplias malabaricus isolate fHopMal1 chromosome 7, fHopMal1.hap1, whole genome shotgun sequence includes the following:
- the LOC136701950 gene encoding trace amine-associated receptor 13c-like; translation: MNFTELNQTDRCLLFSCPEKYVSAHYVILYMCAAAIVVLTVCGNLLVIISVCHFKQLHTPTNMLILSLAVSDFLVGFFVLPFKLSKMVESCWTFGAVVCTFYIFISFFVTSISIYNVALIAVDRYFAISNPFLYTEVVSVNTACVIVSCNWLILISYNTSVLYFNGTYAGLIMCPEECIFVLQEVWSLIDLLFAFVIPCSTIIIFYGLVFIIAKKHANAIRDLNIQTRTHILKSYADSIKSEKKAARVLSILVAVFLACLLPYFICALLSNAIETPVFDNVVILLYINSSINPVIYALFYPWFRKCIKIILSLQIFRTDSALINVH